AACACATCACACatcacatttcattttattgcAGTGGCTTATCTGTGAATCATGCCCCAATGCATGACTCACTTTCATTTTGTGTTATGGATGGACTTTCTTTTTTgcaggaaaatgtttttttttagatgtacaTTGGTATGTGACTTACTATTGGTTCTTGTAATTAGTGGTATCTAGTGGACTCCGGCTAAAACTGGCTTTGTAAGAATAGCATCAATAATGAAGCTGTCCAACACAGAGAACCAGTGAAACTGCAAAGACTTCCTTACAACTCTCTCAGGTGAATACCACTGCACCAAAATGCTGCCTCAGTTGTTCGAGGAATATGAAGGTGAAGACTGTGTGAGGGATGAGACGGATAGCTGCGGGAACAAGACCCTGGGCACAAATCATATCAATATTACAGCAAGTGAAAAGTCGTTTCAAATAGAGCAACATTCACACGGTGCAAATATAAAGATTCATGTCAGCAATGTGTTATTATAAGTGAAGGTGACATCCACCTTGTAAAATGCCTTTGGGCCCAGTTTTGCTGACAGTGAAACACACCCTGCAACAAAGATACATAAAAACTATATCAAGCTCCATAACAGTCTGTGAATAAAATATACATgagtgatgagagagagagagaccaagaGGGATTCCCCaagcaaaaaatacaaaaccatGAGCGTACAGAGAAACTACAAGACAACATGTAAACTCACCCCATATTCCAGTTTTGAGTTCATTAATCTTGTTTTAACAACATCAAGTGGTTGGCACAGGATTGTGGCACAGCCTCCCTGTGTGTGGAAAAGAtgtcttattttgaaaatgtgattatctatatatatatagtatatagtatatatagtgaCAGAGGCGAGTCACTAACCACAAACACACTGGCCAGGAAGTGAGTGAGGATGTTGTCAGTCAGGTAACCAGCAGCCAGAACTAACTGCTTGGACTGCTCGTAACAGGACAGCTGCGTGGACAAAAGGAACGCATGCTGCATCATAGTACAGTAGCATTTTGTGATTTAATAGTTGTATAACACGGAGGTCTTTACCTGTCCGACAGAGACCAGTGCACCTCTACTAGAAGCCATTGAAGCACCAGAGAACAGTTTCCTTATTCCCTCTGCAAATTAAACAGCAGAATGGAGAACATATGGAGGAAAAAGCAGGCATTGTGAAAAGGTTTGCTCTTAAATTAAGAGTTTGTCACATATGAAAAAATGTCTACACACAGGCTAAAACATAGATGTCAAAACCCTTATTATGCTGAAGAaatgttcacttttttttttcattctttacaCTTTGTGCAGGCATATTTCCGATGAGTGTACAGCTGTCATGTAAAGTAAGAAAGCGTTAATGAATCTTACCCTCCTTCCAAACACGAAACAGTCCATCTAGCACATGAACATAACTGGTAGAACAATAAGAAATCTCACAATGTGGTGATTTGGATGACCACAAACAGTTTCCATTACATGAAAAAATCTAGTCCCATTTTCAATTTTTACTTACTTTCTCCTGAGCTCTACTGGCAGCTTGACATCATTCTGCATCCTGCATAAGTGACAGgttgaaatatttcaaagcCAAGGATGAGTAACCTTCAGAGTCATTGTCTTTCTATTGAATACAGTGAAAATTGGCCTATTAAACTTG
This window of the Sander lucioperca isolate FBNREF2018 chromosome 21, SLUC_FBN_1.2, whole genome shotgun sequence genome carries:
- the slc25a10 gene encoding LOW QUALITY PROTEIN: mitochondrial dicarboxylate carrier (The sequence of the model RefSeq protein was modified relative to this genomic sequence to represent the inferred CDS: inserted 1 base in 1 codon), yielding MQQNHLSRWYFGGVSSSVAACLTHPLDLIKVHLQTQQEVKVRIIGMVVNVVRRKGYLALYSGLSASLFRQMTYSLSRFAIYETVRDEMNRKNKGFMPFYQKVLMGAFGGFAGGFIGTPADLVNVRMQNDVKLPVELRRNYVHVLDGLFRVWKEEGIRKLFSGASMASSRGALVSVGQLSCYEQSKQLVLAAGYLTDNILTHFLASVFVGGCATILCQPLDVVKTRLMNSKLEYGGVFHCXAKLGPKAFYKGLVPAAIRLIPHTVFTFIFLEQLRQHFGAVVFT